Proteins encoded within one genomic window of Gammaproteobacteria bacterium:
- a CDS encoding TRAP transporter small permease has protein sequence MHRRIDRFEAGFNRVVLYLAYLVALSIGLFTVLIPLNLFLIRTQLGSIWWLYEGVEYTLYFGVFIGAPWVLNQGAHVRVDVLTAVLNTASAQHVERIMDLAGAVLCVLLCFYGSRVMLWEFQDGTLPDKDLRIPTGYMMAIFSASFFLLAIEFLLRFRRAGQKASKVDQRLPKAGF, from the coding sequence ATGCACAGGCGGATCGATCGTTTCGAGGCCGGGTTCAACCGCGTTGTGCTGTACCTGGCTTACCTGGTGGCACTCTCCATCGGGCTCTTTACGGTCCTCATTCCCCTCAATCTGTTTCTCATCAGGACCCAGTTGGGTAGTATCTGGTGGCTCTACGAGGGGGTTGAGTACACCCTTTATTTTGGAGTTTTCATTGGCGCGCCATGGGTGCTCAACCAGGGGGCGCATGTACGAGTTGATGTCCTCACCGCGGTGCTGAACACAGCATCTGCTCAACACGTCGAGCGCATCATGGATCTTGCGGGCGCTGTACTTTGTGTTCTGCTGTGCTTTTATGGTTCCCGCGTGATGCTCTGGGAATTCCAGGATGGCACATTGCCGGATAAGGACCTGCGGATCCCAACTGGCTACATGATGGCTATTTTTTCGGCCTCATTTTTCCTGTTGGCCATTGAGTTTCTGTTGCGGTTTCGTCGAGCTGGTCAGAAAGCCTCCAAGGTGGATCAAAGATTACCCAAGGCGGGGTTCTGA
- a CDS encoding TRAP transporter large permease subunit, translating to MEWYLALALLLGTVCTAMFLGLPVAFAFFAANILGTALFINGDIGLVLMPLEFHNAIKFTLAPIALFLLMGEILLQTGVAFKAIGAIDRLIARVPGRLAVVSIVGGTVFSSLSGSTIANTAILGSVLLPDMMKRGYQPSMAMGPIMAVGGIAMLIPPSALAVLLASLAEQSVALLLIAGIVPGILMAVLFFTYVVARCAINPELAPTYEPDTDALDQAVTISLNGRGRRWLSWTYAGRYCRFVNRILPTVLYVLPLMIIFIVVVGSIFYKLASPTESAALGCLASLGVCYVFRVFRSRIQVSGIDGADFNWRAIAKALLETTKINTMILFIIAGSLVFSQALANSGATQGLLQHIAAMDLTPLTVVIMMMLVLLFLGAFMDQVSMLLLTLPFFLLSSQSLQVVFNIDVIWLMVLMLITMEISLLTPPFGLLLYVMKGVAPFGVTLGQVVRAALPFILIELAVLILLIFVPDVATWLPKQLE from the coding sequence ATGGAATGGTATCTGGCACTTGCGCTGCTGCTTGGCACGGTCTGCACAGCGATGTTCCTGGGCCTGCCCGTGGCCTTTGCCTTCTTTGCTGCCAACATACTTGGAACGGCTTTGTTCATCAACGGGGATATTGGCCTGGTCCTGATGCCATTGGAGTTTCATAACGCCATCAAGTTCACGCTGGCGCCAATTGCCCTGTTTCTGCTGATGGGGGAAATCCTTCTGCAGACCGGGGTGGCCTTCAAGGCCATTGGCGCAATCGATCGACTCATCGCGCGCGTGCCCGGGCGGCTGGCGGTTGTTTCGATTGTCGGCGGTACAGTTTTTTCGTCGCTTTCCGGGTCGACCATTGCCAATACCGCCATTCTTGGATCGGTCCTGCTGCCGGATATGATGAAACGCGGTTACCAGCCGAGTATGGCGATGGGGCCGATTATGGCAGTCGGGGGCATTGCCATGCTGATACCGCCGTCAGCGCTGGCCGTCTTGCTTGCGAGTTTGGCAGAACAGTCGGTCGCCCTGTTGCTCATTGCCGGGATCGTGCCGGGGATCCTGATGGCCGTGCTGTTTTTTACCTATGTTGTGGCCCGCTGTGCAATCAATCCGGAACTTGCACCCACCTACGAGCCGGATACCGATGCCCTCGATCAAGCGGTGACCATTTCGTTGAATGGCAGGGGCCGTCGGTGGTTGTCCTGGACCTACGCTGGGCGCTACTGTCGGTTCGTCAACCGGATCTTGCCGACGGTGCTTTACGTACTGCCGCTTATGATCATCTTTATCGTCGTTGTCGGCAGTATTTTCTACAAACTCGCCTCGCCGACCGAGTCTGCTGCACTGGGTTGTCTGGCGTCGCTGGGCGTGTGTTACGTCTTTCGCGTGTTCAGGAGCAGGATACAGGTGTCCGGCATAGACGGGGCTGATTTCAATTGGCGGGCGATCGCGAAAGCACTACTGGAAACCACAAAGATCAACACGATGATCCTTTTTATCATCGCGGGCTCGCTGGTCTTCAGTCAGGCGCTGGCGAACTCCGGCGCGACACAAGGGCTGTTGCAGCACATCGCCGCGATGGACCTGACGCCGTTGACCGTTGTGATCATGATGATGCTGGTGTTGTTATTCCTGGGAGCCTTTATGGACCAGGTCAGTATGCTGCTCCTGACGTTGCCCTTTTTTCTGTTGAGCTCCCAGTCCCTGCAGGTCGTTTTCAACATCGATGTGATCTGGCTCATGGTCTTGATGCTGATCACCATGGAGATCAGTCTGCTGACCCCACCGTTCGGCCTGCTGCTTTACGTGATGAAGGGGGTCGCACCGTTCGGCGTGACCCTGGGACAGGTGGTCAGAGCCGCGCTGCCGTTTATTCTGATCGAACTGGCGGTCCTCATCTTACTGATCTTTGTACCCGATGTTGCAACCTGGTTACCGAAGCAACTTGAATAA
- a CDS encoding SDR family oxidoreductase produces the protein MISADLSGKCVLVTGGLSGIGLATVKTFAACGAQVAVNHLPDDPATDQVLDELNKDGCLIVSAPGDVSDPDQTETMVEQAIVALGRLDVLINNAGTSNTRTPIAFDDLAAMSESFWTKIMQTNLIGAFRCARAAFPSLRSAKGAIVSTASVAGLGVPGSSIAYGASKAGLINLTRSLAHALAPDVRVNAVAPGLVRTPWTDPWPDERKAQTIADCLLDRMVEPEEIAATMLFLACNSAITGQTVAVDCGRTC, from the coding sequence ATGATCTCGGCTGATCTTAGCGGTAAATGCGTTCTCGTGACCGGTGGCCTATCCGGTATTGGCCTTGCCACCGTAAAGACCTTTGCTGCCTGCGGCGCACAAGTGGCTGTTAATCACTTACCGGACGATCCGGCGACCGACCAGGTGCTGGATGAACTCAATAAGGATGGGTGCCTCATTGTCAGCGCTCCGGGGGATGTTTCGGATCCTGATCAGACTGAAACCATGGTCGAACAGGCAATCGTGGCACTCGGACGCCTGGATGTTCTGATCAATAATGCCGGCACCTCGAATACCAGAACGCCAATCGCTTTCGATGATCTGGCTGCGATGTCAGAATCGTTCTGGACAAAGATCATGCAGACCAACCTGATCGGCGCGTTTCGCTGTGCCCGTGCAGCGTTTCCTTCTCTCAGATCGGCAAAAGGTGCTATTGTCAGCACAGCCTCGGTCGCGGGCCTGGGTGTGCCGGGCAGCAGCATTGCCTACGGTGCAAGCAAAGCGGGCCTGATCAACCTGACCCGGTCTCTAGCCCATGCGCTGGCACCCGACGTGCGGGTCAATGCAGTCGCACCCGGATTGGTACGCACTCCCTGGACTGACCCCTGGCCTGATGAGCGAAAAGCTCAGACCATCGCGGACTGCTTGCTGGATCGAATGGTCGAACCCGAGGAGATTGCAGCGACTATGCTGTTCCTCGCCTGTAATTCAGCCATCACCGGCCAGACGGTCGCTGTTGATTGCGGGCGCACCTGCTAA